A region from the Silene latifolia isolate original U9 population chromosome 7, ASM4854445v1, whole genome shotgun sequence genome encodes:
- the LOC141592444 gene encoding zinc finger protein CONSTANS-LIKE 5: MVARISGWGLPPRPCDICLTAAALLYCRADSTFLCGACDMKIHVTVHHERVWMCEVCEQSPAAVTCKADAAVLCTSCDNDIHSANPLASRHERVPVIPFLDSAVDAAVRSSTTTANSTFLIPTTETATATVTEKYDDEDAEAWLIPNPNSTVFYNESCLIDCNYGVQNVEKQYQQQSYDNQSFAFTDCIVPTKSEGNLSFANTANHFFDTTYIDFSQPTKQQIKNNKYNDDNNNQHQFFSSFNFSAQHSVSSSDIGVVPEGNTNLTSEILCNAVNSAGASDGNSPATGGVPAAGLDREARVLRYREKRKNRKFQKTIRYASRKAYAETRPRIKGRFAKRTGNLETSKVSQIMGSDFGLDQEYGVVPTF, translated from the exons atggtAGCAAGAATATCCGGGTGGGGCCTTCCACCCAGACCGTGTGACATATGTCTCACGGCTGCCGCCCTGCTTTATTGCAGGGCGGACTCTACCTTTTTATGCGGTGCCTGTGACATGAAAATCCACGTCACAGTTCACCACGAGCGGGTGTGGATGTGCGAGGTTTGTGAGCAGTCACCGGCCGCAGTCACCTGTAAAGCTGACGCGGCCGTGCTTTGCACATCTTGCGATAATGATATCCACTCTGCTAACCCGCTCGCTAGTCGACACGAGCGCGTGCCTGTAATCCCCTTCCTCGACTCAGCTGTCGATGCTGCTGTTCGTTCCTCCACAACTACTGCTAACTCCACTTTCCTTATCCCGACTACTGAAACTGCGACCGCTACCGTGACTGAGAAATATGACGATGAAGATGCTGAGGCGTGGTTGATTCCAAACCCGAATAGTACTGTCTTTTACaatgaatcatgtctcattgatTGTAACTACGGTGTACAAAATGTCGAaaaacaatatcaacaacaaagTTACGACAATCAAAGTTTCGCATTTACTGATTGTATTGTACCGACGAAATCCGAAGGAAATCTTAGCTTCGCAAACACTGCAAATCATTTCTTCGATACAACCTACATCGATTTCTCTCAGCCTACAAAACAGCAAATCAAGAACAACAAATACAATGacgacaacaacaatcaacatcaGTTCTTCTCTTCCTTCAATTTCTCAGCTCAACACAGC GTTTCCTCGTCAGACATCGGAGTAGTACCTGAAGGAAACACAAATTTGACATCGGAAATTTTATGTAACGCCGTCAACAGCGCCGGCGCCAGTGACGGAAATTCGCCGGCGACCGGTGGAGTTCCGGCGGCTGGACTAGACAGGGAAGCGAGGGTGTTAAGGTACAGGGAGAAGAGGAAGAACAGAAAGTTTCAGAAGACTATTCGGTACGCTTCTCGAAAGGCCTACGCCGAAACGCGGCCTCGAATCAAAGGACGTTTTGCTAAGCGTACCGGTAATCTCGAAACGTCGAAGGTTAGCCAGATAATGGGATCCGATTTTGGATTGGATCAGGAATACGGTGTCGTTCCGACGTTTTGA